One window of Kosakonia cowanii JCM 10956 = DSM 18146 genomic DNA carries:
- a CDS encoding tetratricopeptide repeat protein, with the protein MVRKYTYGALALMFAAFGCQAEITEAQIKADCAKISSYAKQGETFYSAKNYPKAREAFEQQAAWLEQCEFGKNDPNDVLIATAYNNVALTWIRQGEYRKAQAWLTIMPDDEKSKYNLSRIQDKLDALPKPTSPAGEYWQYSGRSGFQTLKLTSQGNDTYKADWEGAYFGLMGLYSGPNIGEFSEKVTLKEGKGDIVISDLSTTCKISLALSPDGKSLAMKTDNIDNCAFGHNVSADGTYLRVN; encoded by the coding sequence ATGGTGAGGAAATATACCTACGGCGCGCTGGCGCTGATGTTCGCGGCCTTCGGTTGCCAGGCAGAGATTACCGAAGCGCAAATTAAGGCTGACTGCGCCAAAATCAGCAGCTACGCAAAACAGGGCGAGACCTTCTACAGCGCGAAAAACTACCCGAAAGCGCGTGAAGCCTTTGAGCAGCAGGCAGCGTGGCTTGAGCAATGCGAGTTTGGCAAGAATGATCCCAATGATGTGCTGATCGCCACCGCCTACAATAACGTCGCGCTGACCTGGATCCGCCAGGGCGAGTATCGCAAAGCGCAGGCGTGGCTGACCATCATGCCAGATGACGAGAAGTCGAAATATAACCTGTCGCGCATTCAGGACAAGCTGGACGCGCTGCCCAAGCCGACCTCCCCTGCCGGTGAATACTGGCAATACTCCGGACGCAGCGGTTTCCAGACCCTCAAACTGACATCGCAGGGCAACGACACCTATAAAGCTGACTGGGAAGGTGCCTACTTCGGTCTGATGGGGCTCTACTCCGGGCCGAATATCGGCGAGTTCAGTGAAAAAGTGACGCTGAAAGAGGGTAAAGGCGATATCGTCATTTCGGATTTAAGCACCACCTGTAAGATTTCGCTGGCGCTTTCGCCGGATGGTAAAAGTCTCGCCATGAAAACCGACAACATCGACAACTGCGCTTTTGGTCATAACGTTAGCGCCGACGGCACCTATCTGCGCGTCAACTGA
- a CDS encoding ABC transporter permease: protein MSMLLLAPGSRARRVSTRLTQVAITLFGLLLLTFFIGRVMPVDPVLAIVGPDADHSTYQQVYHQLGFDQSLMTQFGIYLNNLLHGNLGNALLTGKPVLDDILRVFPATLELATFAIIVGAGLGIPLGVLAAARRNSVADYVVRIISLAGYSTPIFWVGMMGLLLFYAWLGWVGGAGRLDLGLDGLVPRRTGLITVDALLAGNGQVFWNALNHLVLPASLLGFHSLAYISRMTRSFMLAQLSQEFIITARVKGLTERQVIWNHAFRNILVQLLTVVALAYGSLLEGAVLIETVFSWPGFGSYLTGSLLLGDMNAVMGCVLLVGVIFVLLNLLSDMLYQLFDPRTKS from the coding sequence ATGAGTATGCTACTGCTTGCCCCCGGCTCGCGGGCCAGGCGGGTCTCAACGCGACTGACCCAGGTGGCGATCACCCTGTTCGGATTGCTGCTGCTGACTTTCTTTATTGGCCGCGTGATGCCTGTCGATCCGGTGCTGGCGATTGTTGGCCCCGATGCCGATCACAGCACTTATCAGCAGGTTTACCACCAGCTCGGCTTCGATCAGTCCCTGATGACGCAGTTTGGCATCTACCTTAACAACCTGCTGCACGGCAATCTGGGCAATGCGCTACTGACCGGCAAACCGGTGCTGGACGATATTCTGCGCGTCTTCCCGGCAACGCTGGAGCTGGCGACGTTCGCCATTATCGTCGGTGCTGGCCTGGGCATTCCTCTTGGCGTGCTGGCGGCGGCACGGCGCAACAGCGTGGCCGATTACGTGGTGCGTATCATCAGCCTTGCCGGTTACTCAACGCCGATTTTCTGGGTCGGCATGATGGGGCTGCTGCTGTTTTACGCCTGGCTCGGCTGGGTTGGCGGCGCCGGGCGGCTCGATCTCGGGCTTGATGGCCTGGTGCCGCGTCGCACTGGCTTGATTACCGTTGATGCGCTGCTGGCGGGCAACGGCCAGGTGTTCTGGAATGCGCTCAATCACCTGGTGCTGCCCGCTTCGCTGCTCGGCTTTCACTCGCTGGCTTACATCAGCCGTATGACGCGCAGCTTTATGCTGGCGCAGCTCTCGCAGGAGTTCATCATCACCGCGCGGGTGAAAGGGCTGACCGAGCGGCAGGTGATCTGGAATCACGCCTTCCGCAATATTCTTGTTCAGCTGTTAACCGTGGTGGCGCTGGCCTACGGCTCACTGCTGGAAGGGGCGGTGTTGATCGAAACGGTCTTCTCCTGGCCCGGTTTTGGCTCCTATCTCACCGGCAGCCTGCTGCTCGGCGATATGAATGCGGTGATGGGCTGTGTGCTGCTGGTAGGGGTGATCTTCGTGCTGCTGAACCTGCTCTCCGACATGCTCTATCAACTCTTTGATCCGAGGACGAAATCATGA
- the yegS gene encoding lipid kinase YegS, translating to MSTFPTSLLILNGKSAGDEPLREAINLLRDEGMDIQVRVTWEKGDAARYVAEAQQLGVATVIAGGGDGTINEVATALVNCPGEHKPVLGILPLGTANDFATSTAIPEALDKALQLAIVGKAVPIDIAKVNNETCFINMATGGFGTRITSETPEKLKAALGGVSYLIHGLMRMDMLKSDHCVIRGEDFHWEGDALVIGIGNGRQAGGGQQLCPEALINDGQLQLRIFTGEEIIPALFTTLTQQEEDNPHIIDGHSAWFEISAPHEMTFNLDGEPLRGEHFRMEVLPNALQCRLPPDCPLLK from the coding sequence ATGAGTACATTTCCCACAAGCTTATTGATCCTTAACGGCAAAAGCGCCGGTGACGAGCCGCTGCGCGAAGCGATAAATTTGCTGCGCGATGAAGGTATGGATATTCAGGTGCGCGTCACCTGGGAAAAAGGCGATGCCGCACGCTATGTTGCAGAAGCGCAGCAGCTTGGCGTCGCGACGGTGATTGCCGGCGGCGGTGATGGCACCATCAATGAAGTGGCTACCGCGCTGGTGAATTGTCCGGGAGAGCATAAACCGGTGCTGGGTATTCTGCCCCTTGGCACCGCCAATGATTTCGCCACCAGTACCGCCATCCCGGAAGCGCTGGATAAAGCCTTGCAACTGGCGATTGTCGGTAAAGCGGTACCGATTGATATTGCGAAAGTGAACAACGAGACCTGCTTTATCAATATGGCGACGGGCGGTTTCGGTACGCGCATCACCAGTGAAACGCCGGAAAAACTGAAAGCCGCGCTCGGCGGCGTCTCCTATCTGATTCACGGCCTGATGCGCATGGATATGCTGAAATCTGACCATTGCGTGATTCGCGGCGAGGATTTCCACTGGGAGGGTGACGCGCTGGTGATCGGTATTGGCAATGGTCGCCAGGCCGGCGGCGGTCAGCAGCTCTGCCCGGAAGCGCTGATTAATGATGGTCAGTTGCAGCTGCGGATTTTTACCGGCGAAGAGATTATCCCCGCCCTCTTCACCACGCTGACGCAGCAGGAGGAGGATAATCCGCATATTATCGACGGTCACTCGGCGTGGTTTGAGATCAGCGCGCCCCATGAAATGACCTTTAACCTCGACGGCGAACCGCTGCGCGGCGAGCATTTCCGTATGGAAGTGCTGCCTAACGCATTGCAGTGCCGCCTGCCACCAGATTGCCCGTTATTAAAATAA
- a CDS encoding mandelate racemase family protein, whose amino-acid sequence MKIESVNVTVFQHPTRRVFDSAGHSHPGPETQAKMAMLTITADDGSTGYSFAPPEVVRPFVLTAFFRKVMVGQDPFNRERIWQDLVHWQRGSAHQLTERALSFVEQALWDLIGRKLNMPVYKLLGGYRDKVPAYGSTMCGDDLEGGLSTPEEYAAFAETLVARGYKAIKLHTWMPPVKFAPNPKMDIKACAAVREAVGPDIDLMIDGYHWYSRTEALWIGKELEKLNFAWFEEPMEEESMSSYAWLAENLSIPIIGPESLGGKHHSRADWVKAGACDILRAGANGVGGISPTLKVANLAESFGMDCEVHGNGAASLAVIGAIRNCRWYERGLLHPFLDYDQPAAYLNSIVDPMDDEGFVHLPQRPGLGEDINFAFIEANTVSHD is encoded by the coding sequence ATGAAAATTGAATCTGTAAACGTCACCGTCTTTCAGCACCCCACGCGACGGGTCTTTGACAGCGCCGGGCACTCCCATCCGGGGCCGGAGACGCAGGCGAAGATGGCGATGTTAACCATCACCGCAGACGACGGCAGCACCGGTTACTCATTCGCGCCGCCAGAAGTGGTACGTCCATTCGTGCTCACCGCATTCTTCCGCAAAGTGATGGTCGGCCAGGATCCTTTTAACCGCGAGCGTATCTGGCAGGATCTGGTGCACTGGCAGCGCGGCAGCGCGCATCAACTGACCGAACGCGCGCTCTCGTTTGTTGAGCAGGCGCTATGGGATTTGATTGGCCGCAAGCTCAATATGCCGGTCTATAAACTGCTCGGCGGCTACCGCGATAAAGTCCCGGCGTACGGCAGCACCATGTGCGGCGACGATCTCGAGGGCGGTCTCTCCACGCCGGAAGAGTACGCCGCCTTTGCCGAAACGCTGGTGGCGCGCGGTTATAAGGCTATCAAGCTGCACACCTGGATGCCGCCGGTGAAGTTCGCGCCGAACCCGAAAATGGATATCAAAGCCTGCGCTGCGGTGCGTGAAGCGGTCGGGCCGGATATCGATCTGATGATTGATGGCTACCACTGGTACAGCCGCACCGAAGCGCTGTGGATTGGCAAAGAGCTGGAGAAGCTCAACTTTGCCTGGTTTGAAGAGCCGATGGAGGAGGAGAGCATGTCCTCTTACGCCTGGCTGGCGGAGAACTTATCGATTCCGATTATCGGCCCGGAGAGCCTGGGCGGAAAACACCACAGCCGCGCTGACTGGGTAAAAGCAGGTGCCTGCGACATCCTGCGCGCTGGCGCTAACGGTGTGGGCGGCATTTCGCCGACCCTAAAAGTGGCGAACCTCGCCGAATCCTTCGGCATGGATTGCGAAGTGCACGGCAACGGCGCGGCAAGCCTTGCGGTCATTGGTGCGATCCGCAACTGCCGCTGGTATGAGCGCGGCCTGCTGCACCCGTTCCTCGACTACGACCAGCCCGCCGCTTATCTCAATAGCATCGTCGACCCGATGGATGACGAGGGCTTTGTGCATCTGCCGCAGCGTCCGGGACTCGGGGAAGATATCAATTTTGCCTTTATCGAAGCCAACACCGTCAGCCACGACTGA
- a CDS encoding ABC transporter substrate-binding protein: MKKNSLAGACVLALSLMVGSGAAEAKTPPDQLIIGMNMNNLLTLDPAAMTGNEVVGIVVNLYDSLVELDPNELTNVKPALAKSWTIDPDGKSLTFHLRDDVKFHSGNPLTAEDVVWSMRRLLHLNLAQASVWKSYGFSKKNIDQQISAPDAYTVKITLPKANDPQLVLYSLGALGNLGVLDSKTVQKHAVNNDWGNRWLTTNEAGSGPFMLETWQAKDVLRMKRNPHYWREEPKLSRVVLRHFQESQTLRLMLAKGDLDIANNMAVSDINALRKDPNVTVEAVQKGTVYYVAMSMKEPHFANAKVREAVRYLIDYQGINNALMPGYGVLHQRPIKAGMPSTLPDPGYRLDIPRAKKLLAEAGYPQGFDTTLRVLADQPFLNIAIAVQSTLMQAGINAKIITGTGNQIYGAMRERKFDMLVGRGGSGVEPHPHSSLRALVYNPDNSDEARLTNFQGWRTSFYDKPLNEMIDQALLERDPNKQKADYQQIQVRYDQLIPALIPLSQMVDSVVVRNEVKNFQSHPSATTFLREVYKRDGAEGEKP; this comes from the coding sequence ATGAAAAAAAACTCCCTCGCGGGCGCGTGCGTACTCGCGCTCTCGTTGATGGTGGGCAGCGGCGCGGCAGAGGCAAAAACGCCGCCCGATCAGCTCATCATCGGCATGAACATGAACAACCTGCTGACCCTCGATCCGGCGGCAATGACCGGCAATGAAGTGGTTGGCATCGTCGTCAATCTCTATGACTCGCTGGTGGAGCTGGATCCTAACGAGCTGACCAACGTGAAACCGGCGCTGGCGAAAAGCTGGACTATCGACCCGGACGGCAAAAGCCTGACCTTTCATCTGCGCGACGACGTGAAATTTCACTCCGGCAACCCCTTAACCGCAGAGGATGTGGTCTGGTCGATGCGCAGGCTTTTGCACCTTAACCTTGCGCAGGCCTCGGTGTGGAAATCCTACGGTTTCAGTAAAAAGAATATCGACCAGCAGATCAGCGCCCCGGATGCCTACACGGTAAAAATCACCCTGCCAAAAGCCAATGATCCGCAACTGGTGCTCTACTCGCTTGGCGCGCTGGGCAACCTCGGCGTGCTCGACAGCAAAACCGTGCAGAAGCATGCGGTAAATAACGACTGGGGTAACCGCTGGCTGACTACCAATGAAGCTGGCTCCGGGCCGTTTATGCTGGAGACCTGGCAGGCGAAAGATGTGCTGCGCATGAAGCGTAACCCGCACTACTGGCGCGAAGAGCCGAAGCTGAGCCGCGTGGTGCTGCGCCATTTTCAGGAGTCGCAAACCCTGCGCCTGATGCTGGCAAAAGGGGATCTCGATATTGCCAACAACATGGCGGTATCGGATATCAATGCGCTGCGAAAAGACCCGAATGTTACCGTCGAGGCGGTGCAGAAGGGCACGGTCTACTACGTGGCGATGAGCATGAAAGAGCCGCACTTCGCCAATGCAAAAGTGCGCGAAGCGGTGCGCTACCTGATTGATTACCAGGGCATCAACAATGCGCTAATGCCGGGTTACGGTGTGCTGCACCAGCGGCCGATTAAAGCGGGAATGCCGTCGACGCTGCCGGACCCCGGCTACCGGCTCGATATTCCGCGCGCCAAAAAGCTGCTGGCGGAAGCGGGCTACCCGCAAGGCTTTGACACCACGCTGCGCGTGCTGGCCGATCAGCCGTTTCTCAATATCGCCATTGCCGTGCAGTCGACGCTGATGCAGGCAGGCATCAACGCCAAAATTATCACCGGCACTGGCAACCAGATCTACGGCGCGATGCGCGAGCGCAAGTTCGACATGCTGGTCGGGCGCGGCGGCAGCGGCGTCGAGCCGCACCCGCACTCCAGCCTGCGCGCGCTGGTCTATAACCCCGATAACAGCGACGAAGCCCGGCTGACCAACTTCCAGGGCTGGCGCACCAGTTTCTATGACAAACCGCTTAACGAGATGATCGACCAGGCCCTGCTGGAGCGCGATCCAAACAAACAGAAGGCGGATTACCAGCAAATTCAGGTGCGTTATGACCAGCTGATCCCGGCGCTGATCCCGCTGTCGCAAATGGTCGATTCGGTAGTGGTGCGCAATGAGGTGAAAAACTTCCAGTCGCATCCGTCGGCAACCACCTTTCTGCGTGAAGTCTACAAACGCGACGGCGCTGAAGGAGAGAAACCATGA
- a CDS encoding ABC transporter ATP-binding protein, with product MTSSIPAANNSPLLDVRNLHVDFVNAGAITHAVRGVSFTLGQEKLAIVGESGSGKSTVGRALLRLHPAKARITAERMQFGDIDLQQVTEAQMRQVRGKRISMIMQDPKYSLNPVVCVGDQIAEAWLTHHPGQKKAAKAKVLEMLDVVRIRQPERVYHLYPHEISGGQGQRIMIAMMLITDPELVIADEPTSALDVSVRLQVLGLLDDLVKSRGLGLIFISHDINLVRSFCDRVLVMYAGRVVESIAAKDLDNAQHPYTQGLIHALPEIHNRRPVLPVLQRQASWLGE from the coding sequence GTGACATCCTCGATCCCCGCAGCGAATAACTCGCCGCTTCTCGATGTGCGCAACCTGCATGTCGATTTCGTCAACGCAGGCGCGATCACCCACGCGGTGCGCGGCGTCTCTTTTACGCTCGGTCAGGAGAAGCTGGCGATTGTCGGCGAGTCCGGCTCCGGTAAATCCACCGTCGGACGCGCGCTGCTGCGCCTGCATCCGGCGAAAGCGCGGATCACTGCCGAGCGTATGCAGTTTGGCGATATCGATCTGCAACAGGTCACCGAGGCGCAGATGCGCCAGGTGCGCGGTAAACGTATCTCGATGATTATGCAGGACCCGAAGTACTCCCTGAACCCGGTGGTGTGCGTTGGCGACCAGATTGCCGAAGCCTGGCTGACTCACCATCCGGGGCAGAAAAAGGCGGCGAAAGCCAAAGTGCTGGAGATGCTTGATGTGGTACGTATTCGCCAGCCGGAGCGGGTCTATCACCTCTATCCTCACGAGATTTCCGGTGGGCAGGGGCAGCGCATCATGATCGCCATGATGCTGATCACCGACCCGGAACTGGTGATTGCCGATGAACCGACCTCTGCACTGGATGTTTCGGTGCGTTTGCAGGTGCTGGGGCTGCTGGACGATCTGGTTAAATCGCGCGGGCTGGGGCTGATTTTTATCAGCCACGATATCAATCTGGTGCGTAGCTTCTGCGATCGCGTGCTGGTGATGTACGCCGGACGCGTGGTGGAGTCGATTGCCGCCAAAGATCTCGATAACGCGCAGCACCCCTATACGCAGGGGTTAATCCACGCCCTGCCAGAGATTCACAACCGTCGACCGGTGCTGCCGGTGTTGCAGCGTCAGGCCAGCTGGCTGGGCGAGTGA
- a CDS encoding ABC transporter ATP-binding protein — protein MITVNHLNLAFGDGEKRNQVLSDVTFAVQPGEIYGLVGESGSGKTTVLKCLAGLFTHWQGELAINDQRLEKRLSRPRCRLVQMVFQDPYGSLHPRHTIGDILEEPLQIHGINDRDRRINTLLDKVGLSRAFRERYPHQLSGGQRQRVAIARALILEPRVLLLDEPTSALDVSVQAEILNLLAALHQESQLTYLMVTHDLGVIAHLCQKVAVMQHGKILETLTVDALVSGAAQTDYTRMLVNASQQYSREMAREVAAY, from the coding sequence ATGATTACTGTGAACCACCTGAACCTGGCGTTTGGCGACGGGGAGAAGCGCAACCAGGTGCTGAGTGATGTGACCTTTGCCGTGCAGCCGGGAGAGATTTATGGCCTGGTGGGCGAGTCGGGTTCGGGCAAAACCACGGTGCTGAAGTGCCTGGCGGGGCTGTTTACCCACTGGCAGGGCGAGCTGGCGATTAACGATCAGCGGCTGGAGAAGCGCCTCAGTCGGCCGCGCTGCCGACTGGTGCAGATGGTGTTTCAGGATCCCTACGGTTCGCTGCATCCTCGCCATACCATCGGCGATATTCTCGAAGAGCCGCTGCAAATCCACGGCATTAACGATCGCGATCGGCGCATCAACACGCTGCTGGATAAAGTCGGCTTAAGCCGCGCCTTTCGCGAGCGCTATCCGCATCAGCTCTCCGGTGGACAGCGTCAGCGCGTGGCGATTGCCCGGGCGCTGATTCTCGAACCGCGTGTGCTGCTACTTGATGAGCCGACCTCGGCGCTGGATGTCTCGGTACAGGCGGAGATCCTCAACCTGCTGGCGGCACTGCATCAGGAGTCGCAGTTAACCTATTTGATGGTGACGCACGATTTGGGGGTGATTGCCCATCTCTGCCAGAAGGTGGCGGTGATGCAGCATGGAAAAATCCTTGAAACCTTAACGGTGGATGCGCTGGTTAGCGGCGCGGCGCAAACGGATTATACGCGGATGCTGGTGAATGCCAGCCAGCAATACAGCCGCGAGATGGCACGCGAGGTAGCGGCGTATTGA
- a CDS encoding ABC transporter permease: MTVSFDSPVSAARRERSQRIKRGFGRTAGFIGKMARNPLTAIGGSIILLLLIVAIFAPLIAPYHPLVMDLNNALSAPSAAHWFGTDEFGRDIFSRLVYGSRITLYIVLLVSVTVGPLGLLLGVTAGYFGGKVDMVLMRVTDIFISFPSLVLALAFVAALGPGLEHVVIAITLTAWPPIARLARAETLSLRQADFISAVRLQGASPVRVLCRHIVPLCLPSVIIRITMNMAGIILTAAGLGFLGLGAQPPDPEWGAMISSGRTYMMECWWVVTIPGLAILINSLAFNFLGDGLRDILDPRSE; the protein is encoded by the coding sequence ATGACGGTCTCATTTGATTCGCCTGTTTCAGCCGCCCGCCGCGAACGCAGCCAGCGCATCAAGCGTGGCTTTGGCCGCACGGCGGGGTTTATTGGCAAAATGGCGCGCAACCCCCTCACCGCTATTGGCGGCAGCATTATCCTGCTGCTGCTGATTGTGGCGATCTTCGCGCCGCTGATTGCCCCTTACCACCCGCTGGTGATGGATCTCAACAATGCCCTGAGCGCGCCGAGTGCCGCCCACTGGTTCGGCACCGATGAGTTCGGGCGCGATATCTTCAGCCGGCTGGTCTATGGCTCGCGCATTACGCTCTATATCGTGCTGCTGGTCTCCGTCACCGTCGGGCCGCTCGGCCTGCTGCTCGGTGTTACCGCCGGTTACTTTGGCGGCAAAGTCGATATGGTGCTGATGCGCGTCACCGATATCTTTATCTCCTTTCCGAGCCTGGTGCTGGCGCTGGCGTTTGTCGCCGCCCTCGGTCCTGGCCTTGAGCATGTGGTCATTGCCATTACGCTCACCGCCTGGCCGCCAATTGCGCGGTTGGCGCGGGCGGAAACCCTGTCACTGCGCCAGGCCGATTTTATCTCGGCGGTGCGTTTGCAGGGCGCGTCGCCGGTGCGGGTGCTGTGCCGGCACATTGTGCCGCTCTGCCTGCCGTCGGTGATTATCCGTATCACCATGAACATGGCGGGCATCATTCTGACCGCCGCCGGGCTGGGTTTTCTCGGCCTCGGCGCGCAGCCGCCCGATCCGGAGTGGGGCGCGATGATCTCCAGCGGGCGCACCTACATGATGGAGTGCTGGTGGGTAGTGACCATTCCGGGGCTGGCGATTTTGATCAATAGCCTGGCGTTCAACTTCTTAGGAGACGGCTTACGTGACATCCTCGATCCCCGCAGCGAATAA
- the yegQ gene encoding tRNA 5-hydroxyuridine modification protein YegQ — MFKPELLSPAGTLKNMRYAFAYGADAVYAGQPRYSLRVRNNEFNHENLQIGINEAHALGKQFYVVVNIAPHNAKLKTFIRDLQPVVEMGPDALIMSDPGLIMMVREHFPQMPIHLSVQANAVNWATVKFWQQMGLTRVILSRELSLEEIAEIRAQVPEMELEIFVHGALCMAYSGRCLLSGYINKRDPNQGTCTNACRWEYNVQEGKEDAVGNIVHVHEPIPVQNVEPTLGVGAPTDKVFMIEEAQRPGEYMTAFEDEHGTYIMNSKDLRAIAHVERLTQMGVHSLKIEGRTKSFYYCARTAQVYRKAIDDAAAGKPFDTSLLETLEGLAHRGYTEGFLRRHTHDDYQNYDYGYSLSERQQFVGEFTGERKGDLAAVRVKNKFSVGDSLELMTPQGNVNFTLEQMESGKGEAMSVAPGDGYTVWLPVPQDMPLEYALLMRNFTGQTTRNPHGK, encoded by the coding sequence ATGTTTAAACCGGAACTTCTCTCCCCGGCGGGAACGCTGAAAAATATGCGTTACGCTTTCGCTTACGGCGCGGACGCCGTTTACGCAGGCCAGCCGCGCTACTCGCTGCGCGTGCGTAATAATGAATTCAATCACGAAAATCTGCAGATCGGCATTAACGAAGCCCACGCGCTGGGTAAGCAGTTCTACGTGGTGGTGAATATCGCGCCGCATAACGCCAAGCTGAAAACCTTTATCCGCGATCTGCAACCGGTGGTAGAGATGGGGCCGGATGCGCTGATTATGTCCGATCCGGGGCTTATCATGATGGTCCGTGAACACTTCCCGCAGATGCCGATCCACCTCTCGGTGCAGGCGAATGCCGTCAACTGGGCGACGGTGAAGTTCTGGCAACAGATGGGGCTGACGCGCGTGATCCTCTCCCGCGAGCTGTCGCTGGAAGAGATTGCCGAAATCCGCGCCCAGGTGCCGGAGATGGAGCTGGAGATCTTCGTCCACGGCGCGCTGTGCATGGCCTACTCAGGCCGCTGCCTGCTGTCGGGCTATATCAATAAACGCGATCCGAACCAGGGCACCTGCACCAACGCCTGCCGCTGGGAGTATAACGTCCAGGAAGGGAAAGAGGACGCGGTCGGCAATATCGTGCACGTTCACGAGCCAATCCCGGTACAGAATGTTGAGCCGACCCTCGGCGTTGGCGCGCCGACCGATAAGGTGTTTATGATTGAGGAGGCGCAGCGTCCAGGTGAGTACATGACCGCCTTTGAAGATGAGCACGGCACCTACATCATGAACTCCAAAGATCTGCGCGCGATTGCCCACGTTGAACGTCTGACGCAGATGGGCGTGCACTCGCTGAAAATCGAAGGCCGCACCAAATCCTTCTACTACTGCGCGCGCACCGCGCAGGTCTACCGCAAAGCGATTGACGATGCCGCAGCGGGTAAACCGTTCGACACCTCACTGCTGGAGACGCTGGAAGGGCTGGCGCACCGCGGCTATACCGAAGGCTTCCTGCGTCGTCATACTCATGATGATTACCAGAATTACGACTACGGCTACTCGCTCTCTGAGCGCCAGCAGTTTGTCGGCGAGTTTACCGGCGAGCGCAAAGGCGATCTCGCGGCGGTGCGGGTGAAAAATAAGTTCTCCGTTGGCGACAGCCTCGAATTGATGACGCCGCAGGGCAACGTCAACTTTACGCTGGAGCAGATGGAGAGCGGCAAAGGCGAAGCGATGTCTGTGGCACCAGGAGATGGTTATACCGTATGGCTGCCGGTTCCCCAGGATATGCCTCTGGAGTACGCGCTTTTGATGCGTAATTTCACTGGTCAGACAACCAGAAACCCGCACGGAAAGTAA